In bacterium, a single window of DNA contains:
- a CDS encoding integrase core domain-containing protein has product VEKIFTSLIPRQRRRRESTSLTLMRGGFSSNRTDRIIVLNSYGKRKNKETGAIFLKQACPFYPYKINYILTDNGAEFSYKALPKGKKTKKTHPFDKICQENKIQHRTIKFKHPWTNGMMENFNKRIKKKILTQYLFQSIIEMNGKLIEFINDYNMNKRLKSLNYKTPSQYLKEIKNRDLKLIKITN; this is encoded by the coding sequence GTTGAGAAGATTTTCACATCCTTAATCCCCCGCCAGCGGCGGAGAAGGGAGAGTACGTCTTTAACCTTAATGCGGGGAGGTTTCTCTTCTAACCGCACAGATCGAATAATTGTGCTGAATAGTTACGGTAAAAGAAAGAATAAAGAAACAGGGGCTATATTTCTAAAACAAGCCTGTCCTTTCTATCCTTACAAGATTAACTATATCCTAACTGACAATGGAGCTGAATTTAGTTATAAAGCATTGCCAAAAGGAAAGAAGACCAAGAAAACTCACCCTTTTGACAAGATTTGTCAAGAAAACAAAATACAACATAGAACTATCAAATTCAAACATCCTTGGACTAATGGAATGATGGAGAACTTCAATAAACGAATTAAGAAAAAAATATTGACACAATATCTCTTTCAGAGTATAATAGAAATGAATGGTAAATTGATAGAGTTTATTAATGACTATAATATGAATAAAAGACTTAAATCTTTAAACTATAAAACACCATCTCAATATTTAAAAGAAATAAAAAATAGAGATTTAAAATTAATTAAAATTACCAACTAA